The window TCTCCCCTCTGTGACTTCCATTCCcaattgtttttaattaatatgGTTCTGCTGTACAAAGCAAATTACAACATGTTATTTCTTGAGGTTTTTAATACTCATTCTGTGTTAAACCTAACCCCGTGGACTAACCCCATGTTATAACCGCAGCCGTCTGGTATGGTCAGGgatagaggtcagaggtcaagggTCAGTGATCTGAACAGGAAAGCCTATTCATGCAGAACAACACATCGTAAACAAACCATTACACACCATCTGCAGCGGCGTCAAATCCCCAACCAGCGCGTGTGTGTTAGTGTCTCTGTGAtcacacccacagacacacaagtgAGGATCAACACACACACGGCCAGACGGGACACAGAGGTGACAGAGGAAGTGACCATCTGGCATCTACTGAGGCATCAAATTACCTGCTGAAAGGTTACAGTAGCATTATGCATACGCTGTTTGCGTCATACAGTGAGCCTTTCAAAATATATTGCCAGACGCAAATCTTCATTTATTATTGAAGTGTTTattgaaacatttatttgtaaCCTGATGGAATATTTGGACAGAGATCAAACTACCAACCCTGCAATTAATGGCCAAGCTGCTCTACAATCTTTATGATTTAACACAGAAGCTTATGGAGTAACTGTCCTGCAACTGTACAGATGCAAAAGTATTCACTTCATGTAAATTCTGTTACAACTCTCTCAAAGTAAATTGCTGACATACCGTTTTGAAGTTTCCTGTCTTAAGCCATTAGTATAACTGTCAAGTTTTGGAGAGACACACTTGTCTCTATATGCCCTCAGTTTGTTCCCTCCCAGAAAAAAAGACTCTTTCTCTCCCAATTATTTCCATGCCTGCTCATTTACAGAGCGTTATGCTTCATTACCTTGGGAGGAAATTTGCTCATAAAGAACCCTCTGCtgcctttcttctttttgcagAATCTGTTTCTTCATTGCCTGATTGCCACCTCTCTTTTGCCATCCCTTTTCGTTGTTTTTCATCATACGTCATCATTCCATCATTCATGTCTTTTCTTGCAAGCCTAACACCTCTTCCTCGTCTTCTTCCCCATTCCTCTCTCGCTCCATTTCCCCCCCACTCTGTACTCTCTTTCAgttccctttttcttttgttctctacagtttcctctctctttctctgcaacTGCTTTGCACGCTCCACCCAGACCTTTTCACCTTTTCAACCCATatctcctcctttcttctctctcccccctcccccttctccTCTCGTCAAGTCTCCCCCCCCACTTGTTTTCTTTGACAgcacccccctcccacccccttCTGTGTCTCTGCTTGATACCCTACATGCGCTGCATCACTGTCGCCCATCCACCCTTCCTTCACCCTCTATCTGGCTGCTGTCCACACTGCCACCATCACAGACAGGCAGCCTCTCTGGCACCGCTCACTGGTTTAACACCTGCCACTCCTaagacactgtgtgtgttttgtgtgtgtgtgtgtgtgtgtgtgtgtgtaggttacATTTATCTCTCTTTTATGAAAGATTACAAGAAGAAAATTAGTTAATTGTCCCTAGACATTTTGTCCTGCctgttgttgtctgtgtgtAAACTGTGTTATTTGATGGGTTTACCTCTTAATTCCCTGACTGCTTATATCAGGTTGTTGTACTCGGTTAGCCTGACATACACCCAGACACATAGATTAGAGTTGGATCTAGGCTGCTTGTCTTCTATTCTGAGATCCCCAGAAGGAGAAGTCTGTTAATTTAGTTGCTATAAATACAGGACCTCCTCCTAGCAGGTCACTCTAAGACCTGCTGTATAGAACTGGACTGTGgtgtctttgtatgtgtgtgtgtgtgtgtgtgtgtgtgtaaatatatatataaactgtatgtgtgtgcattccTTTAAAGCTGGCTTGCCAGCCTCGGACTCAGTGATGCATGGAGCGTGGTTTGTGGTGCCACAATTGACAAGGACATTTGGACACAGCCTGAGCTGggctttctctcttttctctctacaTCTTATGTTCAATTTTTTATCtcctttatttatctttatcgCTTACAACTAAGGATTTTGTGCGTATtgaataatatataattttgtaaaaaaaactgatttattgctcgatatataaaatgtcaataacaatgaaacatttcaaattttaaGCAGAGAGTCCAAAttgggtttattttttttgtccaaagtcaatttacaatgatataaaagagagaaaaacatcagatcttCATACTTGaggagcctttttttttttttttttttacaaatgtaacaCAATTAACAACTTTATGAATTGCTTCAACAATTAATCGATGATCAAAGTTGTCATCGATCAAGTAATCAATGtatcaaataattgtttcagtgCTGAATCTTGTCTGTCTTCCTCAGAGGCACTAAGACTTATGCATTAAAGATGTAGATTctacaaacagagaaacatttttatgCCTCTGCACTGGTGGCAGCCGTGGCcagaggcattatgttttcaggttttcaGGTCTGTCTGTCCCATTCTGGTGAAagcgatatctcaggaacgccttgagagaatttcttcaaatttggcacaaatgtccaatcggactcaaggatgaactgattaaaatttgatggtcaaaggtcaaggtaaCTGTGCATACGCTATGACAAAGTTGTGTTTATACTGTTGCTGTAAATTCCTGTCTTTTGCAGTCAAGAATACTGTAGTTGTTTCTCAGTCAGTCAAAGTGTTTATTCAATGataagtttatttgtgtagctaCAGTACATTTTGCCAAACATCCACAGTGAGTGTTGACTCTGCAAGCTCTGATTATTATCTTCATTAATATAAATACACTTAATCATGCTGTGTCTGATAATTATTCACTTGGGCAGAGTTTGTGAGGAGTAATCTGCAAATAATCACCTCTGTCCTTTTATTGTTATAGCCTGTTATTGTAGCTGGTGATACTGTAATGCATGTCAGACAGGGTTTTAATGTTCTAGTGGTTTGGTAGAGGGACTATATTTTGATCTTATGTGTGATTTACAGCTGTTAGTGTAGCTTTCACCACTATGCAGAACCAGTGTGGTTGTATCCTAAGAAGCGAGTTAGTTTTTCCAATACAGCGGTTAATCGAGAACTACATGAAACCACATTTTGTGAAGGGCACTGCATCCAAGCAAGAGTCTGTGTCCAAATGTGGATTTTTGTGTCCAAACCACATTCATTCCTCTCCCACTGAACCGCTGTTGAACATAGTGTGGGGCTCatgcaaagagagagacaggtagaaaGGAGGAAGGGgtgtgaagaagaaagaaaagccGATTGAGGACAGTGAAGTGGAACGGAGTGTGAGCAAAGGCGGAAGAAAATGAGCAGTGAAAGTATAAAAGCTTAaatcaaaagaataaaaaattcATAAGAatcaggcagagagagagagagagagagagaagataaatGAGAAATATCAGAGTAGGGCAGGGGAAGGTGCATTTATCAGGCAGGGAGCGGGGTGGGGGAAGAAGGGCAAAGGGAGCATTAGAGACTATTTGTGGGTAGAGTATGAGCTCGCTAATGTATCACTGTAGAGGACAAGCAGACACACATGTCCGCAAACACATACACCAGCAGATAGCCAGATGATTTGCACCGTTTGTTTGTTCgttcattcatttcaaacacCAGTGCTTTCCTAATTTGTTTAACCAGTTCTTTAAAGACAACTTTACTGATCATTATTCCTGCGATCAATAAGTAATTGATGTGCAAATGCATGATTCAGAGGTGTTGTAGTTTGAAACAGAGCACTGCCACCAACACTCAAGGTCAGCCCGGCTTTGCTTTTGCTTGATTCCCGGATTCCTTTGAATTTTCTTTCATCCCTCTCAGCTTATATGTTAGTTCCTTCCCCTTTTTGTCTACTGTTTTAAGTTCAGGCATCcagtatttctgttttgctgACAGAGAGAGGTGGGACTTTAGGGATTTGTTTTAATTCTGGACAGCTTCACCTCTCCCACAGGAGGAGCCAGACAGTTTGGGATTCAGGAACCTTTACTGTCTGCGcgtatttatgtgtatgtattcaTGCATGCATACGTGAGTGTACAGGGTGTTTTTAATCACAGGCAGGATGGCTGTCTTACTGTCTTATTTAGTTTTTCTATTGTCTATTTGTCTGTCTGGTTCAGGTTAGAGCTAGGGATTGCAAATGCATTATGTCAACAAAGGTCCTCATAACTATAACTTTATAGGCTAGTGgggaaaaaaggtaaaaactaaTTTGTGATTCTTGACTTGACAAGCTTTATGTTGTTCAAAACCAATTTATACAtatcaaataatataaaatattgtatgttatgtacatttaatataaatattatatattattgtgTCCCGATCCAAAGAAATTTTGTGTCAATGTCACAATGTTTAAATACCAGCAAAATGGCTTTGaaaggttgttttcttttttttaatgttttttttttattttttttatatgggATGCAATGGAAATGAGTTCCCATGGCCATAACCACATAATAGATGTATTAAAACAGCAGTGCTTGACAAATAAGTATTCAAGAGTGTGTGTAAAGACTAGCCtcacaaaaagcaagtccccatGACGTAAATCATTAAATTTTAGGGTGATGACTTGGCTTAAGATTAAGGCAAGGTTAGGGTAATGTTAGGGTAAGGTTTGGGCAAGTTAGGCAAGTAgtagtattgtgtgtgtgtgtgtgtgtacaattgTGTATCTGGGGTTTCTCAGTCAAGCTACAGATGTTCAATGTTTGACAGCTTCATTCTTTATTCTCTCACTTGAGATGTGTTGCTccctctgtgagtgtgtgtgtggtgagtaAGTTTGCACTAAATGATTCAGCATCTACGTGTCTGCTCAGTGGGGGGTGGTCTCAGTGGTGAGAGGGCATAAGGCCATGTGCTTGAATATTGTCTGTgccaacactcacacacacaccaatgaaCACTTCAGAGTGCTTTCAGAGACACGCCTCACTAATGTATCCACAAGAGAGCTGAAATCTACAGCAGACGTACGCTCTCTCGTTTAATCTCACTTCCATCTTTGCATTTCTTCTCTAAAAGTCTTTTCTATATTTCACCTGTTCTTGCCAAAATTTCCCCTCTTTGTATGACTATCAGAGAAGTCATGCCTATTATCTACCTCACTCTCAATTCCCCCTTTTAATAATGTCTCCCACTATTTGCCAAAAGACAAAATTCTTTCAGATGTTTCATTATCTGTCACTGAAGCTCCTGCCTGATTTCCTGTCTCAcgccctctctttttttctctctctttctccaccaTCCCCTTGCAGGACAGTGACATCCAGAAAAAAATCGACCATGAGATCCGGATGCGCGATGGGGCCTGCAAACTGCTGGCTGCCTGCTCACAGAGAGACCAGGCCTTGGAGGCAGCGAAGAGCCTGCAAACCTGCAGCACCCGTATCATGGCCTATATGTCAGAGCTGCAGAGGATGAAAGAGGCTCAGGTCATGCAGAAGGTCACGCGGAGATCGTCGGATGCAGGGCCGATGGACGACAGACTCCCGTGTAAAGGAAAGGTGGCCATCTCAGGCAAGTAACAAATGACAATATGTATTTACGAAAAGAAGATAAATTGAGGAatttgtgaaaagcaaaagtTCATGTATATCTTATATTTGAAATGTGGTACTCTGGTGAGCAAAAGACTGCAAGAAGgaagagaaatggagagagtCTTTGCCATCCCTTTAGTGTTCTAATTGAATGCAGAGCTTGTCAGGCACAGGCTGAGATCcagcttcctctctctctctattagAGGATGTTTCATTCTCTGTTTATTGACCGCAGTGAACGTGGTGGCTTGCAGATGCTGCCCATCGCAAAATGACGGAGGGCAGTCAGATTAATGACTATCACGGACACACTACAGAGATAATTCACACCAGGGAGCATGACAATAGGGTGCCCAgttattgttgtcattttatttggtttttcAATGTGAtgagaaagtaaagaaaggaATATTAATGAGTTGTGGGGCTGGGatgggtgtgtttgtgggttCAGGTTCATGGGGTCATTTTCTGCAAGCCATGGTACCCAGCTGGAGATCACTCAAAACGCACCCATACGCAATCAGTAATTAGCTGTGGATAGTTTAGCCATTGACTGAAAGCAGCATGAGcaaaaggacacacacacacactcagaaaacCACATATCAGTTGGACAGTAACGGTGATTAACATTTTTGTGGTCTAATCTCCTGCCTGTTGTCGTTACAGATCTTCGTATCCCTCTCATGTGGAAAGACACAGAGTACTTCAAGAACAAAGGAGGTGAGGAGCCACCTCTGTATGCGTGTGAAGAATTTCATCAGTggtttattaatgatttatatCCGTAGTATTTATTAATGAGGTAGTGGTACGTGGTTATCAAATGTGTAATTCAAAGATCTGAATTTGTGTGAAAGCCTTGTATAATCACAGGAATGAGTAAAGGATTCCTCCTGACTACAGAACAGAATCACTTTTTATCATTGGCCGAAGGGTGAAACACAGATGCTAGACTTTTagttacatattttaaaaatatgctgACCAAAGAAACTCAGTGAACTCTACAGACAGACCATACAGCATGACATTTTTATACAGGGTCCATAGCACAGTTCCTGGAGCTGATCATTACAATCTGTTGCAGCTTCCCAGATTTCTCCATATTTTACAggaactgaatttttttttagatgtgagAAACTCCTGGCAGCACAACCTGACCCACTGCTCAGTCCTTTTGGCTTTGCCTCTTGCCTCTgcaaagcagcagcacacaggCGCTGAACTGGGTCATTATTAGTAGGACAAAGAATACTGTAAGGGAAAGCAAACGAACTCTGTGCATTTTAAGGAACTCCCCTAGTATTTTCTCTTGTGAACTaggtcatttttaaatattttcatggcATTTCAGAATCCAACAGTGCACTGATTATACAACAGAGTATAATCTTTATATTGACTTTTTGCTGTCCCGCCTCCTCTTGATGGAGTCAATGTGGGTTAACTCCCATGCACTCATTATAACAGTCTCAGGGCTCATTCTCTCCCTTGGCAACTTGAATGGTATTAATCTGCATGACCTGTGCATATAAATGAACTCAGGAGACAGGTAGTAGACTCTTAACAAAGCATAATGAGGCTGTTAGTCAAGGTCATTAAGCACACTGAGACGTAAAACTGAGCCCAAGAGGCATGGAGGAGGTAAAGCATGTTCCTCTCTCTCATGTCCAGTCATATTTTCAAGTGGAGTGTTGAGCCCATACTTGGAATAATAAGTTTGAATATTAAGTGTCAATGCAATGTGAGGTTGATGGGGAAGCGCACAATCAGGAACAGACCTCATCTCTCAGCCTTGTCGGTTGTAACCTTGAATTTTTATGCGAAGTGGCAAAATGATCACCTGAATTTTGTTATCCTTTTCGCTtacaagagaagaaaaagtagTCGACCAATAATACCCATGATGCTATTTCATACTTACATTTCTTCCTTATGGATATGATGGTGTTGCCTCTTGACACAAGGATTTGCCAAATTGCTCATATTAATTTAAGAAGAATTCCTCCTAAAGGGTGTTATAGCTTCCATacaatgcatgtttttttacaaTACCTATAGGAGCCAAAGGATTGTTATACAGCTCTCATTGGCTGCTGCAACATTAAAGATCATTCTGCTTCAGTTTCAACcacaaaaaaaagccaacaaTGCTTCAGAGGAATTCTTGGCACGGCTGGCCATTGAGATTCCTGAACTGAAACCAACAACAGTAGAAGTGCTCGTCAGCCAGGTGAAAGAGCTGATTTTCTTTAAACTCTAACTGCTCAAGTCATATGCCCTCTCTAGCCCCTGGCATCAACACTCTGTTATTACAGTCACCTGCAGTATATCATGAAGGATGAACTgctttgaagatgaaaaagagtTTCAAAGTAATGTGGCAGAATGAAAGCTGATGTGGTGTTTCACagatattgtttttctttgtcacactaaatctctcctttttttccccttgttcctctttttttgccCTGCCTTTGTAGAGTTACATCGATGTGCAGTGTTCTGCCTTCTGCAGCTGGGAGGAGAGATCTTTGACACAGACATGGTGATAGTGGACCGGACACTCACCGATATTTGCTTTGATAACACCATCGTATTGTAAGTCGCCTCTATAACCATACAGCGACATAATCTCTCATTGTCAAAGAAAACACTCACGTGCTTGTGACTGATAGTCATCATTTGTGTATCTTTTCATAGTAGTGAAGCCAGCCCAGGTTTTGAGTTGCGTGTTGAGCTGTACAGCTGCTGCTCAGAGGATGACTACTCAGCAGGGAGCACTCCCAGGAAGCTAGCCAGCAAGCTGAGCTCCTCACTGGGTCGATCAGCTGGGAAGAAACTCCGCGCAGCCATGGAGCCGGGGCCGTGTAGTCCTGTGAGCAATGGAGGGGCTGCTCCTCTCCTGCTGCCAGTTCCCTCTGTACCGTGAGTTTGCTCTGAAATATGAACTAGTTTACATTTTATGCCAGATAGATATTGAACAGAGggagaacagacagaaaaatactttgtttcagagaaaacacaattttcactgtaaacatgcatactaaaaaaaacatcaaatacatttctgtCCATTCTCTTATATGTTTGCAGGGGCCCCAAGTACCACCTCTTAGCTCATACCACCCTGTCACTGTCACACGTCCAGGACAGCTTTCGCACACATGACCTCACCATCTCAGGCAACGGTGAGTGGCAGCCTCCATCAATCTGTCCCCTcaccatctttctcttttctctgccaAAACAGccatctgtctgtttttttttctttttggcctTCTCTCACTTATCACTTCTCGTCTTGCTTCTCCTTCCTGCATTCTAATAATTTCCCTTAAACCACCTCCTTACCCCGCCCcttcctactcctcctccttcgccttccccttcctctctttccacCCATGTTCTCTGACAGACAGCTATTGTCAAGGTCACAGTAATAAAGGCTGTGCTAGTGAGGTGACTGCTGTGTAAAGCTGTAATGATGTGGGCTAACAAGGGCCCAGACCCTCAGACAGACAGGCCCCTAGTGTTTTATTCATTGACCCTTCAGACTGCTGTAAAGTTTCATTGCTGCACTTCATGACAGTCCCTGCAGCTGCCAGTCTCTTACACCCCAGTGCCTTGTGGTGTGTGTTAAAGGGGGGGTACTGTAATGTTaggatgaagtgtgtgtgtgtgtgtgtgtgtatagattCATTAGtacacatgtttgtgtgtgagttttgAATGCTTTATGggaatatctttatttattcatgttgtttatttttgccCATCCATCTCTCCTTATAGAAGAGTGTTCGTACTGGCTGCCGCTCTATGGCAGTATGTGTTGCCGCCTTGCAGCTCAGCCTCACTGTATGACCCAACAGATGATGAGTGGATGTTTGAAAGTCAAGGTAAGTTggagatttgtgtgtgtatgtagcaATGATGGGGGACTACTTCTGTCAATATTTCTTTGGCTTTTGTCCTGATTTATTTCTGtgcttttctcctcctccacttttCCTTCCCTATTTACGTTGCCaactctttttgtgtttttctgcattGTTCTCTCCTTGCTCAACTGATCTCTCATTCTCCCTCACAGCAGCTGGGAGGTGACCCTCAGAGTTGGACAAAAGTGTACGCTGTTCTGAAAGGAACAAGCCTTTTCTGTTACCACGGGCAAGAAGATGTGGAGGCTAACGTTGAGCCAGCTTTCACCATTGCCATCAACAAGGTCAGCAAAGGAGTCATGTGAAAATAGAAACCCTATCTGAAATGAGCTTTGAAGAACCCATACAGTTGTGTATTTTTTGGTAACACCTAAGGCATCCGCAGCCTAGACAGTAAGGAACTGACCTTGTGGATTGCTGCCAGTTTGAATCTTAAGCCAACTAGTAGATTCTGAGCCAAAAGAAGTAAATAAGACATGACTTCTCCTAGTAACTACTATCAGTGTGCCCGTTAGCAAGACACTTTGCCCTCAGTTGCCTTAGTAGAGCTTCTCAGTAGCAAAGACAAGAAAACTGTGATTGTGCTCCTCAGCTTTCAGGTGCAACAGTGTAAATGTTCAGCAAGGCTGAAAAGGAGCATGTATGGATAAAAAgcttaaaagatttaaaaactgaatctgTTCAGTATCTTCTCGAGTCTTTGCAAACACAATAAGACACAGCAGTCTGCCCCCCATCCAATCAGGAACCAGATATCTCTCATCCTCCTATTTTTCCAGGCACaaaagtgaagtgaagagaagtcagtcagccagtcagGTTCTCAATCATCTTATttcctgtgtctgtgtctgtcagtTGATGCCTAAGGGGCTTCTCATTCTTTCCGTAGTGACTCATTCAGTCTTTTGTAGCCTCTGACCCTGAGCACACAGCTGATCTAGAGTCATCTAACTCATTCAGATCAGGCCTGTATGACCCTTTGTCAGCTGTCTGGATCTCccaaagaggaaggaggagggagagcagtGTGATGAATGGAACaacactgccatctagtggttgtGAACAGACTTAGACACATTTGGAGTAGAGCAAGGAGGTGGGAATAGGGAGTCTGCACCTTTTGTTGGATAATTGCTGAAGGGAAATGGTTTGGAAGAGGACTAATTAGTGGCTTTATTAGCGAGGGCTTATTGTCAGTGGGGACTTACAATTACAATTGCTGTAATGATCACTTGTTGCAGCACATAATTTTGTTCATTCAGGAGTATTGGCATTCATCCCTGATTGCAGTCATTTTGTGGCAGATGATTGTATTCTTTGTCGCTCTCGTGTTTCAGGAGACCAGAATACGCGCTGCAGAGAAAGACCCTCACAGTAAAGTTCAGAATATCTGTATCAGTAATCAGTATGGAGGTGAGGAGGTCACACACACGCTGACAACAGACAGTCGTGAGGACACACACCGGTGGATGGAGGCCTTTTGGCAACATTTCTATGACATGAGTAAGTACTTGTTATGCTATATCACAGGAAATTTGTGTGATGTACACCCGCTACATACTCATAAATCATCATAGCTAAGAAAGGGACTCCATCTCAAGGGCATGTAGTACATTGTAGTATATGGCTTGGTTCGTTGAAGATGACAGTTTGTCTCCAACATACAGGCCAGTGGAAGCAGTGCTGTGATGACTTAATGAAAATTGAACTGCCATCGCCAAGGAAACCAGCCCCTGTCACACCAAAACAGGGTTCCCTTTACCATGAAATGGGTAAGACATCTCTCTGATTATACCACTGGATATAATAATGCatacataattttaaaaagacatttgagttgtgaggaaaaaataaaagcaatggTCAGGGAAATCAGGGAAAGAAAGCCAAAGACATTTCTTGCATCGCATGTGACTGTTTGCAGCTTTGATTCCTTGGGTCTATGTGCATGACAGATGCTGTCACAATTAAAATTTCCTCTCCAATATTTCAAACTCACACTCTGCTTTACTTCTCTGCACGGTAGATAGAATGGGTCTTATCTCTGACACGCTGACTCactctctgtcttctttctccttttcaatTTTCCTTGTGTGTCCCAAATCCATCACTCCTTGCCTTTGCCTCTTTTGTCCTTCTTTATTATTTCCTTGTATCCCCTTACATTATTCATGATCATCactacatttttcatcaacTTTCACTTTTAAATTATAATGGGTGAATCATCTTTACCCTTGAATGAGTCTTTTTTGTACTCTCATCATGCCTCAATATTAATTTCCTTAATAAACACCCATACACCCATACACATAAATCCTCAATTCTTATCATGCCCATCAATACATAAAAAAACTGCACTCCACCTGTTGCACACCTCCTATCCACTCCATCTTTCTTGTCTTGCCAACCTCCTTCTTGGTTTTCCTAACTCCCCCGCCTCTGGCAGCCCCCCTTGCCACTCCCTCCTGTGAGGGTCTTCTGCTGCAGGATAACGCTGTGTCTGCTGAGATTCGTGCTCTGCTCTCATCCTATTACAACGACAGGTGAAGTAACAGGAGTAgggcctatatatatatatatatatgttatgttGTGGTAAATGTTACAGTCCAGGATTTATTGCATGTCCGGGATCAGTCTCATCTGGTTAATAGTGAGTAGAATCAGCAAAACATTATAAGACAGAATCATTTTGTTTCGTCATCGTtcatcattaataaataatcaacaTTAAGACACATTCAGATTTGAAGTCTTTAAACACTAAATCTCTTTGACTACTGCATGTTGCAATATGTTGTAAGAAGATGTGCAGGATCAAAACATACTAAATACAGTTTGTATTTTACTCTTATTTATTATTCTGCACAAGTGTGCAATATATTACAATGCTAAAGACAAATTACAAAGCCTCCTTGGAGGGCAACAAAAAATCAGTTCATTTTTTACAGCTTCATTTAATGAGCTGCAAATATCTCTAAATCCATCCAGAATACACACTTGCACTGTAATCAATATATTCCCTAATTACTGTCTTAGTAATTTGAATAACTCATAAGAATTTAAggtttaaattaatttgaaatcAAAACTGGATTGCCAAATTATATTCAGAATAGTAAGAAAATCATTACCTGTTCTAAAAAACAGGTAGTGATTGAATCCAAACCAATCATTTATAATGGGTTGAAATCCTTTTATCAAAACTGAGCTCAAGCTTTTAATGCCTCTCTCCTGCAGTTATTGAGTCATCAGATGATCTCAGCAGCACTGTATCAGACATCCTGGCTCGGAGGATGCAGGAGCTGGAGCTCCGCAGCCAGCTGGGCACCTCTCCCACCTGGATGTCTGTGTTTGAGGAGAATAACCCCAAAAGCGCTGGTCGCCCTCATCCCTGTACTTCTCGCCTGTCTGGCCACAGTCCCTGCACCCCTCATCGACTGCCCCGGAGCCCTGTGAGCACTCACCGCTGCCCACAGCCGGGTCTGCTGTCCTCAGATGCAAGTCTGACCTCAGACAGCGACAGCCACTGCAGCACCAGTCCCTGCTCTCACCACCACGGCTGGCCCGAGCCCTCTTCAAACTTCTCTCTCTTATCATCTTCCCCCTCCCGCCTACGGCCACGCACTCTGTCGCTGGATGCTAAACTCAGCACCCTTCGAGGGAGGGGTTACGGAGGAGGAGGGACCTACCAGTGCCCCTGCCAGCCTCCTCCCTCCTCGCTGCTCACCCCACTTCCCATCTC is drawn from Thunnus albacares chromosome 2, fThuAlb1.1, whole genome shotgun sequence and contains these coding sequences:
- the rtkna gene encoding rhotekin isoform X2 — its product is MFCRNQTARATVARGSALEMEIRRGKFRKSVFLDTSQDSDIQKKIDHEIRMRDGACKLLAACSQRDQALEAAKSLQTCSTRIMAYMSELQRMKEAQVMQKVTRRSSDAGPMDDRLPCKGKVAISDLRIPLMWKDTEYFKNKGELHRCAVFCLLQLGGEIFDTDMVIVDRTLTDICFDNTIVFSEASPGFELRVELYSCCSEDDYSAGSTPRKLASKLSSSLGRSAGKKLRAAMEPGPCSPVSNGGAAPLLLPVPSVPGPKYHLLAHTTLSLSHVQDSFRTHDLTISGNEECSYWLPLYGSMCCRLAAQPHCMTQQMMSGCLKVKLGGDPQSWTKVYAVLKGTSLFCYHGQEDVEANVEPAFTIAINKETRIRAAEKDPHSKVQNICISNQYGGEEVTHTLTTDSREDTHRWMEAFWQHFYDMSQWKQCCDDLMKIELPSPRKPAPVTPKQGSLYHEMVIESSDDLSSTVSDILARRMQELELRSQLGTSPTWMSVFEENNPKSAGRPHPCTSRLSGHSPCTPHRLPRSPVSTHRCPQPGLLSSDASLTSDSDSHCSTSPCSHHHGWPEPSSNFSLLSSSPSRLRPRTLSLDAKLSTLRGRGYGGGGTYQCPCQPPPSSLLTPLPISSRSPLSQRSTQTTLSCSSSTSSNSSSTSEGSHSPESSEGAPFSRPSPARRSLRNLRARLDPRNWLQSQV
- the rtkna gene encoding rhotekin isoform X10; translated protein: MFCRNQTARATVARGSALEMEIRRGKFRKSVFLDTSQDSDIQKKIDHEIRMRDGACKLLAACSQRDQALEAAKSLQTCSTRIMAYMSELQRMKEAQVMQKVTRRSSDAGPMDDRLPCKGKVAISDLRIPLMWKDTEYFKNKGELHRCAVFCLLQLGGEIFDTDMVIVDRTLTDICFDNTIVFSEASPGFELRVELYSCCSEDDYSAGSTPRKLASKLSSSLGRSAGKKLRAAMEPGPCSPVSNGGAAPLLLPVPSVPGPKYHLLAHTTLSLSHVQDSFRTHDLTISGNEECSYWLPLYGSMCCRLAAQPHCMTQQMMSGCLKVKLGGDPQSWTKVYAVLKGTSLFCYHGQEDVEANVEPAFTIAINKETRIRAAEKDPHSKVQNICISNQYGGEEVTHTLTTDSREDTHRWMEAFWQHFYDMSQWKQCCDDLMKIELPSPRKPAPVTPKQGSLYHEMAPLATPSCEGLLLQDNAVSAEIRALLSSYYNDSY
- the rtkna gene encoding rhotekin isoform X4 is translated as MPVDKFAIMEDKLWILEDLNMMYIRQIALSLQDSDIQKKIDHEIRMRDGACKLLAACSQRDQALEAAKSLQTCSTRIMAYMSELQRMKEAQVMQKVTRRSSDAGPMDDRLPCKGKVAISDLRIPLMWKDTEYFKNKGELHRCAVFCLLQLGGEIFDTDMVIVDRTLTDICFDNTIVFSEASPGFELRVELYSCCSEDDYSAGSTPRKLASKLSSSLGRSAGKKLRAAMEPGPCSPVSNGGAAPLLLPVPSVPGPKYHLLAHTTLSLSHVQDSFRTHDLTISGNEECSYWLPLYGSMCCRLAAQPHCMTQQMMSGCLKVKQLGGDPQSWTKVYAVLKGTSLFCYHGQEDVEANVEPAFTIAINKETRIRAAEKDPHSKVQNICISNQYGGEEVTHTLTTDSREDTHRWMEAFWQHFYDMSQWKQCCDDLMKIELPSPRKPAPVTPKQGSLYHEMVIESSDDLSSTVSDILARRMQELELRSQLGTSPTWMSVFEENNPKSAGRPHPCTSRLSGHSPCTPHRLPRSPVSTHRCPQPGLLSSDASLTSDSDSHCSTSPCSHHHGWPEPSSNFSLLSSSPSRLRPRTLSLDAKLSTLRGRGYGGGGTYQCPCQPPPSSLLTPLPISSRSPLSQRSTQTTLSCSSSTSSNSSSTSEGSHSPESSEGAPFSRPSPARRSLRNLRARLDPRNWLQSQV